One region of Juglans regia cultivar Chandler chromosome 4, Walnut 2.0, whole genome shotgun sequence genomic DNA includes:
- the LOC108982718 gene encoding calcium load-activated calcium channel-like, with protein sequence MLPSELPRENSTFSSLTLASTTPMATPQLFSSFKYSDSLTLVAISLCTAVVCEAISWLLIYRTNSYKSLRSSIDKASKKLETMKTESSAKIAKKSKTKKMDRVETSLKESSRDLSLFKFKSGAVVALVLFVVFGLLNSLFEGKVVAKLPFAPFRIVMKMSHRGLHGDDATDCSMAFLYFLCSISIRTNLQKFLGFSPPRGASAGLFPMPDPKTN encoded by the coding sequence ATGCTCCCATCGGAACTACCGCGAGAAAACAGTACTTTCTCGTCCCTAACACTCGCTTCTACTACTCCAATGGCCACACCCCAGCTCTTCTCCTCCTTCAAATACTCCGACAGCCTCACCTTGGTGGCCATTTCATTGTGCACTGCCGTAGTTTGCGAGGCCATCTCCTGGCTCCTCATCTACCGCACCAACTCCTACAAGTCCCTCCGTTCTTCCATCGACAAGGCTTCCAAGAAGCTCGAGACGATGAAGACCGAGTCATCTGCCAAGATCGCCAAGAAATCCAAGACCAAAAAGATGGACCGCGTCGAGACCAGTCTCAAGGAGTCGAGCCGCGACCTCTCCCTCTTCAAGTTCAAGTCCGGAGCCGTCGTCGCCCTCGTCCTCTTTGTTGTCTTCGGTCTCCTCAATTCGCTCTTCGAAGGCAAGGTCGTCGCCAAATTACCCTTTGCACCCTTCAGGATCGTTATGAAGATGAGCCACAGAGGTCTACATGGCGACGATGCCACCGATTGTTCCATGGCCTTCTTGTACTTCCTCTGCTCGATTAGCATCCGCACCAACCTGCAAAAGTTCTTAGGGTTTTCAC